A window of the Deltaproteobacteria bacterium genome harbors these coding sequences:
- a CDS encoding ferredoxin, whose protein sequence is MKVRVDCDRCQGHSRCYSLAPELFDSDELGNSKERGDGTVPPELEVKARLAEANCPEHAIEIEE, encoded by the coding sequence ATGAAAGTGCGTGTGGATTGCGACCGCTGTCAGGGCCACAGCCGCTGTTACTCGCTAGCGCCCGAACTGTTCGACTCGGACGAACTCGGAAACTCCAAGGAGCGCGGCGACGGGACGGTGCCTCCAGAACTGGAAGTCAAGGCGCGCCTCGCCGAGGCCAACTGCCCGGAACACGCGATCGAGATCGAGGAGTAG
- a CDS encoding cytochrome P450, whose translation MGTPVKDWATDYDIFDPGYVADPFGVWGDLRQKCPVAHSDRWGGSWLPTRYEDVFAIARNVERFSSTDITVAPTLDDDDEYAAVKSPPISSDPPEHTWARRLILPLFSPKAVERFEPATRQFCRALIDRFIASGRADAAVDYAQQIPVRVIANMLGVDESMSDTFTYWVRGVLELGLTDPELRRRCRLEALQFLMQQVAARKSEPKDDLISYLLAQRVDGQPVPDAHVLGTCGLLLVAGVDTTWSSIGSALWHLATHADDRRRLAADPGLLRTAMEEFLRAYSPVTMARIVSGDTEFQGTRMCAGERVLMSFPSANRDPTVFPDADKVLIDREQNRHIAFGVGIHRCAGSNLARMEMRVALEEWLARIPEFRLENASVVTWAGGQVRGPRTLPVVFP comes from the coding sequence ATGGGCACACCGGTGAAAGACTGGGCGACCGACTACGACATCTTCGACCCCGGATACGTCGCCGACCCGTTCGGGGTTTGGGGCGATCTGCGACAGAAGTGCCCGGTGGCGCATAGCGACCGCTGGGGTGGATCGTGGTTGCCGACGCGCTACGAAGACGTGTTCGCCATCGCGCGCAACGTCGAGCGCTTCTCTTCGACGGACATCACCGTTGCGCCGACGCTCGATGACGACGACGAGTATGCCGCCGTGAAGTCGCCGCCCATCTCGAGCGATCCACCGGAGCACACGTGGGCGCGACGGCTGATCCTGCCGCTGTTCTCGCCCAAAGCGGTGGAACGCTTCGAGCCGGCGACACGCCAGTTCTGTCGCGCGCTCATCGACCGCTTCATCGCCAGCGGTCGCGCGGATGCCGCCGTCGACTACGCGCAGCAGATCCCCGTGCGCGTGATCGCCAACATGCTCGGTGTCGACGAGTCGATGTCCGACACGTTCACCTACTGGGTGCGCGGCGTCCTCGAACTCGGTCTCACCGACCCGGAGCTGCGCCGCCGTTGCCGACTCGAAGCGCTGCAGTTCCTCATGCAACAGGTCGCCGCGCGCAAGAGCGAGCCGAAGGACGATCTCATCTCGTATCTCCTCGCGCAGCGGGTCGACGGCCAGCCGGTGCCGGACGCGCACGTGCTCGGCACCTGCGGTCTCTTGCTCGTGGCCGGCGTCGACACCACCTGGAGTTCCATCGGCTCCGCGCTCTGGCATTTGGCGACGCATGCCGACGATCGCCGCCGGCTCGCCGCCGATCCGGGGCTATTGCGCACCGCGATGGAGGAGTTCCTGCGCGCGTACTCGCCGGTCACCATGGCCCGCATCGTCAGCGGCGACACCGAATTCCAGGGCACGAGGATGTGTGCGGGTGAACGGGTGTTGATGTCCTTCCCCTCCGCCAATCGCGATCCCACCGTGTTCCCCGACGCCGACAAGGTGCTCATCGATCGCGAACAGAACCGCCACATCGCGTTCGGGGTTGGCATCCACCGCTGCGCCGGATCGAATTTGGCGCGCATGGAAATGCGCGTCGCGCTTGAGGAATGGCTCGCCCGCATTCCGGAGTTCCGCCTGGAGAACGCCAGTGTGGTCACCTGGGCGGGCGGCCAGGTGCGCGGTCCGCGCACGCTGCCGGTGGTGTTCCCATGA
- a CDS encoding paraquat-inducible protein A, with amino-acid sequence MSATVSTAMQHGLQSCERCALLSRPAAGEHDGRCPRCGEELTFRKHESLQRTWAFVIGAAICYIPANILPVLTTTTAAGSDSDTILQGVILLWSPTGWPLSLIVLVASIMIPSAKIIALVYLLVTVQRGSTANNGQRVRMYRVVEFIGRWSMVDVFVDAFTAALVQLQPLMSVAPAPGLFFFAAVVVLTMLAVESFDPRLIWDSLDAKEVRHV; translated from the coding sequence ATGAGCGCAACCGTCTCGACCGCGATGCAACACGGCCTGCAGAGCTGCGAACGCTGCGCCCTGTTGTCGCGCCCCGCCGCCGGCGAGCACGACGGGCGCTGCCCACGCTGCGGCGAGGAACTCACCTTCCGTAAACACGAGAGCTTACAACGCACGTGGGCTTTCGTGATCGGCGCGGCCATCTGCTACATCCCGGCCAACATCCTCCCGGTGCTGACGACGACGACCGCGGCGGGGTCGGACTCCGACACCATCTTGCAAGGCGTCATCCTGCTGTGGTCGCCGACCGGGTGGCCGCTCTCGCTCATCGTGTTGGTCGCCAGCATCATGATCCCGAGCGCGAAGATCATCGCGCTGGTGTACTTGCTCGTCACCGTGCAGCGCGGCTCGACTGCGAACAACGGGCAGCGGGTGCGCATGTACCGGGTGGTCGAGTTCATCGGGCGCTGGTCGATGGTCGATGTGTTCGTCGATGCCTTCACCGCCGCGCTGGTGCAACTGCAGCCGCTCATGTCGGTGGCGCCGGCGCCCGGCTTGTTCTTCTTCGCCGCCGTGGTAGTGCTGACGATGCTCGCGGTCGAGTCTTTCGACCCACGTTTGATCTGGGATTCCCTAGACGCGAAAGAGGTTCGGCATGTCTGA
- a CDS encoding type II toxin-antitoxin system VapC family toxin: MNYLLDTHAWLWGVLGDARLGRQARRAVASAAERTKIGLAAISLKEAAWLLAHQRIVLSAQASAWPDWLRAAASAPGLEVLPLTVEIAIASEQLPASFPKDPADRLIVATARRHGLTLITADSALRGQAHVPTLW; this comes from the coding sequence GTGAACTACTTGCTGGACACGCATGCATGGCTGTGGGGCGTCCTGGGTGATGCGAGGCTCGGTCGGCAAGCTCGACGGGCAGTTGCGTCGGCTGCCGAGCGCACGAAGATCGGCTTGGCCGCGATCTCCCTCAAGGAAGCCGCCTGGCTCCTGGCGCACCAGCGGATCGTGCTCAGCGCACAGGCCAGTGCGTGGCCGGATTGGTTGCGCGCCGCGGCGAGTGCTCCGGGGTTGGAGGTGTTGCCCCTGACGGTGGAGATCGCGATTGCGTCGGAACAGTTGCCCGCATCATTTCCGAAGGACCCAGCCGACCGGCTGATCGTCGCCACCGCGCGCCGTCATGGCCTGACCCTGATTACCGCCGACAGCGCGTTGCGCGGGCAGGCACACGTGCCGACGCTCTGGTAA
- a CDS encoding MCE family protein yields MSDSDAPLPHVPESRALSKKRTRLSLVWFIPIVAAIAGAWVAVVRILGEGPKVEIVFKSAEGLEAGKTKIQYNGVDVGVVTTVRLSDDHSQVITTAQMAPKTEGFLVDDTRFWVVRPRISGANVTGLNTLISGAYVAIDIGQSTKSMRTFVALETPPVVTGEVRGRFFIAKTPDLGSLDSGTPVFFRRLQVGQVASYQLDKDGQALSLKLFINAPYDQYITPNTRFWHASGFDVSLSAAGLTVQTQSALSILIGGVAFETPPTDGLAPPAEENTVFTLFNNRADAFKLPAHDPQTFVLTFKESVRGLAPGAPVEFHGIAIGEVAEINAQIDAKTFEFSAPVTIHLDAQRLGVAVRDLAPGEDIGSIRKKLIDTLVSNGARAQLRTGNLLTGSLFVAFEVFPGTPAVTVDWSRTPPELPTVPGELAAIQASVVNIIKKLDQVPIKSIGEDLEKTIADLDRALVSGRGTLDNANKLIEPNSVLGAELGNTLQEVSRAARSVRVLADYLERHPESLIRGKAEEKK; encoded by the coding sequence ATGTCTGACAGCGATGCCCCGCTCCCGCACGTTCCCGAGTCGAGAGCCTTGAGCAAGAAACGCACGCGCCTGTCGCTGGTCTGGTTCATCCCGATCGTAGCGGCGATCGCCGGAGCCTGGGTCGCGGTGGTACGCATCCTCGGCGAGGGACCGAAGGTGGAGATCGTCTTCAAGTCGGCGGAAGGACTCGAAGCCGGCAAGACGAAGATTCAGTACAACGGCGTCGACGTCGGCGTGGTCACTACCGTTCGGCTCTCGGATGACCACTCGCAGGTGATCACCACTGCGCAGATGGCGCCGAAGACCGAAGGCTTTCTGGTCGATGACACGCGCTTCTGGGTGGTGCGGCCGCGCATCTCGGGCGCCAACGTGACCGGATTGAACACGCTCATCTCCGGCGCCTACGTCGCCATCGATATCGGCCAGTCGACCAAGAGTATGCGCACCTTCGTGGCGCTCGAAACGCCGCCGGTCGTGACCGGCGAAGTCCGCGGGCGTTTCTTCATCGCGAAGACGCCCGACCTCGGATCGCTCGACAGCGGCACGCCCGTCTTCTTCCGGCGCTTGCAGGTCGGCCAGGTGGCGTCGTACCAACTCGACAAGGACGGCCAAGCGTTGAGCCTCAAGCTGTTCATCAACGCCCCCTACGATCAATACATCACGCCGAACACGCGCTTCTGGCACGCCAGCGGGTTCGACGTATCGCTTTCCGCGGCGGGCCTCACCGTGCAGACGCAGTCGGCGCTGTCGATCTTGATCGGCGGCGTCGCCTTCGAGACGCCGCCGACCGATGGGCTGGCGCCGCCCGCCGAGGAGAACACCGTCTTCACGTTGTTCAACAATCGCGCCGATGCCTTCAAGCTGCCCGCCCACGATCCGCAGACCTTTGTGCTCACCTTCAAGGAATCGGTGCGCGGACTCGCCCCCGGCGCCCCGGTCGAGTTCCACGGGATTGCGATCGGCGAGGTCGCCGAAATCAACGCGCAAATCGACGCGAAGACCTTTGAGTTTTCCGCGCCGGTGACCATCCACTTGGACGCGCAGCGACTCGGGGTCGCGGTACGCGACCTCGCACCCGGCGAAGACATAGGCAGCATTCGCAAGAAACTGATCGACACCTTGGTGTCCAACGGCGCCCGCGCGCAGTTGCGGACGGGCAACCTGCTCACGGGATCTTTGTTCGTGGCGTTCGAGGTCTTTCCGGGCACACCCGCCGTTACCGTGGATTGGTCACGTACGCCGCCGGAGTTGCCGACCGTCCCGGGTGAACTCGCGGCGATCCAGGCCAGCGTCGTGAACATCATCAAGAAACTCGACCAAGTGCCGATCAAGAGCATCGGCGAAGACCTAGAGAAGACGATCGCCGATCTCGATCGCGCGCTGGTGAGCGGCCGCGGCACGCTCGACAACGCCAACAAGTTGATCGAACCGAATTCCGTACTCGGTGCGGAGTTAGGCAACACGCTTCAGGAGGTGAGCCGCGCGGCGCGCTCGGTGCGCGTGCTGGCCGACTACCTCGAGCGTCATCCCGAGTCGCTCATTCGCGGCAAGGCGGAGGAGAAGAAGTGA
- a CDS encoding paraquat-inducible protein A — MFNRPFADTSLLACPQCDLLQRLPHLAPGASARCPRCDEELWRPREDSLNRTLALSVAAVALFALANSTPMLGLNAVGRAASTTVFGGAAQLWQDGQEVVAALVLFSAVIAPALQIGFMLAIVLGAHRARPSRWVGTLLRYHPTARTWSMIEVMMLGVLVALIKIAELATVIPGIALFALGALVFVLAAMQANFDPHEVWHRIEWADTNARHTEW, encoded by the coding sequence GTGTTCAATCGTCCGTTTGCCGACACGTCGCTGCTCGCGTGCCCGCAGTGCGATCTCCTGCAGCGGCTACCGCATCTCGCACCCGGCGCGTCGGCGCGCTGCCCGCGCTGCGACGAGGAATTGTGGCGCCCGCGGGAAGACTCGCTCAACCGCACACTCGCGCTCAGCGTCGCGGCGGTCGCACTCTTCGCGCTCGCGAACTCCACGCCGATGCTGGGCCTGAACGCCGTCGGCCGCGCCGCCTCCACCACCGTGTTCGGCGGTGCGGCGCAGCTCTGGCAAGACGGGCAGGAGGTTGTGGCCGCGCTCGTCCTCTTCAGTGCCGTGATCGCGCCGGCGTTGCAGATCGGCTTCATGCTGGCGATCGTGCTCGGCGCTCATCGTGCGCGCCCGTCGCGTTGGGTCGGCACATTGCTGCGCTATCATCCGACTGCCCGCACCTGGAGCATGATCGAAGTAATGATGCTGGGCGTGCTGGTCGCGCTCATCAAGATCGCGGAGTTGGCGACGGTGATCCCCGGCATCGCGCTGTTCGCTCTCGGTGCGCTGGTCTTCGTGCTCGCGGCGATGCAAGCGAACTTCGATCCGCACGAAGTGTGGCACCGAATCGAATGGGCCGACACCAACGCGCGGCACACGGAGTGGTAA
- a CDS encoding two pore domain potassium channel family protein, with protein MRLTEAIGRDLLARRHTALLLAIVGMFAVRPFLGDTGAATIAYSVATLLVGLVAILTIQVDDLVGERERLLLQRRRRRLVGWALAASAVTERVWAFFAPSPELVVVGSVSWLLFFSYVTWSLLRSLLKQREVTGETITLSVSIYLLLGICWGLLYVVIFARHPEAFQFPTPTPSDIGEAYRFPILLYFSFTTLSTIGYGDITPLTLQARYAAVAEGITGQFYLAILVARLVGMQMSRAATPPTNPPAHDRRTEDPDR; from the coding sequence ATGCGACTAACCGAAGCGATCGGCCGTGATCTCCTCGCGCGGCGACACACTGCTCTGCTGCTCGCGATCGTCGGAATGTTCGCGGTGAGGCCGTTCCTCGGCGACACAGGCGCCGCCACCATCGCCTACAGCGTCGCGACCCTGCTCGTGGGACTCGTCGCCATCCTCACCATTCAGGTCGACGATCTGGTAGGTGAACGAGAAAGGCTTCTGCTTCAGCGTCGGAGGAGAAGGTTGGTCGGCTGGGCGCTCGCCGCGTCGGCAGTTACCGAGCGAGTGTGGGCGTTCTTCGCCCCAAGCCCAGAGCTCGTCGTGGTAGGGTCGGTTTCTTGGCTGCTGTTCTTCTCGTACGTTACCTGGAGCCTGTTGCGCAGCTTGCTGAAGCAGCGCGAGGTGACGGGCGAGACCATCACCCTGTCGGTGTCGATCTATCTGCTGCTCGGAATCTGCTGGGGGCTCTTGTACGTCGTGATCTTCGCGCGCCACCCGGAGGCGTTCCAATTCCCGACTCCTACTCCTAGCGATATCGGTGAGGCGTACAGGTTCCCCATCCTCCTTTATTTCAGCTTCACGACCCTATCGACCATCGGTTACGGCGACATCACGCCGCTGACCTTGCAAGCCCGCTACGCGGCGGTCGCCGAGGGGATCACCGGGCAGTTCTATCTGGCGATTCTCGTCGCGCGCTTGGTGGGGATGCAGATGAGCCGCGCCGCAACTCCACCGACGAACCCTCCGGCGCACGATCGGCGAACCGAAGACCCGGATCGATGA
- a CDS encoding membrane integrity-associated transporter subunit PqiC, with protein MASRITHALSLMLVAAAAVGCSASAPARFYTLDAAATPDSAPAASYAVLVGPVSIPASVDRPEFVVQVAPNRVDVDEFNLWASPLNDSIARVVAGDLAVLLGTPDVAVAPLANFSPAYRVTINVQRFESLAGEAAVVETVWTVRATAGGEPRSGRTLAREPLQGSGFDALAAAHSRALVRVSSDIAAAIRAEAVQAAEVTKGSHPKSAKDRKGAPQK; from the coding sequence ATGGCGAGCCGGATCACGCACGCACTCTCATTGATGTTGGTCGCGGCGGCGGCGGTTGGTTGCAGCGCGTCGGCACCGGCGCGCTTTTACACTCTCGATGCGGCGGCGACGCCGGACAGTGCTCCGGCGGCATCGTATGCCGTACTGGTCGGACCCGTCTCCATCCCCGCATCGGTCGACCGGCCGGAGTTCGTGGTGCAGGTGGCGCCCAACCGGGTCGACGTCGACGAGTTCAATCTCTGGGCGTCGCCGCTGAACGACAGCATCGCCCGCGTCGTCGCCGGCGACCTCGCGGTGTTGCTCGGGACGCCCGACGTCGCCGTTGCCCCGCTCGCGAACTTCAGTCCAGCCTATCGGGTGACGATCAACGTCCAGCGCTTCGAGTCGCTCGCCGGCGAGGCGGCGGTGGTTGAAACGGTGTGGACCGTGCGCGCAACCGCGGGCGGCGAGCCGCGCTCCGGCCGGACACTCGCGCGCGAGCCTTTGCAAGGCAGCGGCTTCGACGCGCTCGCCGCCGCGCACAGCCGCGCGCTCGTGCGCGTGAGTAGCGACATCGCCGCGGCGATCCGGGCCGAAGCCGTCCAGGCTGCGGAGGTCACGAAGGGATCGCACCCCAAGAGTGCCAAGGACCGCAAGGGCGCTCCACAGAAATGA
- a CDS encoding type II toxin-antitoxin system prevent-host-death family antitoxin: MTKVRIGELRDRVSHYVRRAEQGETIVIVNRTREVAVLAPQSRRVARSARLLGCLKGTATIHGDIVGPVIPGDEWFHS, encoded by the coding sequence ATGACCAAAGTGAGAATCGGTGAACTACGCGACCGCGTCAGTCATTACGTACGGCGCGCCGAACAAGGCGAAACGATCGTCATCGTCAACCGGACGCGTGAGGTTGCCGTACTTGCCCCGCAGAGTCGGCGCGTTGCCCGTTCGGCTCGACTGCTCGGCTGCCTGAAGGGGACCGCGACCATCCACGGCGACATCGTGGGCCCGGTCATCCCCGGTGACGAGTGGTTTCACTCGTGA
- a CDS encoding enoyl-CoA hydratase/isomerase family protein gives MASEPPLLVQRYGAVETFTINDPPRNRMSLDFMDALEAEVARVAHDPGVRTIVIRGSGEENFSVGMDLKQLPQGVARMGSLEAVFDQRLRVLSAIENLPKPVIAVLYGYCLGGGLELPLACHFRLAATEGAKIGLPELDLGTVPAWGGSARLTRCVGRDHALDMILRAKKISGPEALRIGLVSEVWPLNELFQRAHDLALELAEMPALAVAGMLGCVVGAGEKSLAESIADERQAVMSTMGTPDQREGMLAFLEKRRPRFNRES, from the coding sequence ATGGCCAGCGAGCCTCCGCTGCTTGTCCAGCGTTACGGCGCTGTCGAAACCTTCACCATCAATGACCCGCCACGAAACCGCATGAGCCTCGATTTCATGGACGCGTTGGAGGCAGAGGTCGCCCGCGTTGCACATGACCCGGGTGTACGCACCATCGTCATCCGCGGCTCGGGGGAAGAGAACTTCTCCGTCGGCATGGACCTCAAACAACTTCCGCAGGGTGTCGCGCGCATGGGAAGCCTGGAAGCCGTGTTCGATCAACGCCTGCGCGTCCTGAGCGCCATCGAGAATCTTCCGAAGCCCGTGATTGCGGTTCTCTACGGGTACTGTCTCGGGGGCGGACTCGAACTCCCGCTCGCGTGTCACTTCAGGTTGGCGGCGACGGAAGGAGCTAAGATTGGATTGCCTGAGCTCGACCTGGGCACGGTGCCCGCGTGGGGAGGCAGCGCACGTTTGACGCGCTGCGTGGGACGCGACCACGCGCTGGATATGATTCTGCGGGCAAAGAAGATCTCCGGTCCCGAAGCGCTACGGATTGGTCTCGTCAGCGAAGTCTGGCCACTCAACGAGCTGTTTCAGCGGGCTCACGATCTTGCGCTCGAGTTGGCGGAGATGCCCGCGCTCGCGGTCGCGGGCATGCTTGGTTGCGTCGTCGGCGCTGGCGAGAAGTCCCTCGCCGAAAGCATCGCAGACGAGCGGCAAGCGGTGATGTCGACGATGGGCACGCCCGATCAACGTGAAGGGATGCTGGCGTTCCTCGAGAAGCGAAGGCCTCGCTTCAATCGCGAATCTTAA